A single window of Microbispora hainanensis DNA harbors:
- a CDS encoding beta-phosphoglucomutase family hydrolase, whose product MLGLPDEVRGCLFDMDGVLTRTALIHAAAWKEMFDEYLRDRAAATGTPFVPFDATGDYERYVDGRKRLDGTREFLLSRGIDLPEGRPDDPPGMPTVNGLSNRKNELVQAILDRQGVEVFEGSVRYLRAVRDAGLRRAVVSSSANTRRVLAAAGIDDMFDARIDGEVAKERGLAGKPAPDMFLAAAEALGLTPAECAVFEDALAGVAAGRAGGFALVVGVDRGDQAQALRDNGADIVVSDLSELLDEK is encoded by the coding sequence ATGCTGGGGTTGCCTGACGAAGTGCGCGGCTGCCTGTTCGACATGGACGGGGTGCTCACGCGTACGGCCCTGATCCACGCCGCGGCGTGGAAGGAGATGTTCGACGAATACCTGCGCGATCGAGCGGCCGCCACCGGCACGCCGTTCGTGCCCTTCGACGCGACCGGCGACTACGAGCGGTACGTCGACGGCAGGAAGCGCCTGGACGGCACCCGGGAGTTCCTGCTGTCCAGGGGCATCGACCTGCCCGAGGGCAGGCCGGACGACCCGCCGGGCATGCCCACCGTCAACGGCCTGAGCAACCGCAAGAACGAGCTGGTCCAGGCGATCCTCGATCGGCAGGGCGTGGAGGTCTTCGAAGGCTCGGTGCGCTACCTGCGCGCCGTACGCGACGCCGGGCTGCGCCGCGCGGTCGTCTCCAGCAGCGCCAACACGCGGCGCGTGCTCGCCGCGGCCGGGATCGACGACATGTTCGACGCGCGGATCGACGGCGAGGTGGCCAAGGAGCGCGGGCTCGCGGGCAAGCCCGCCCCCGACATGTTCCTCGCCGCCGCCGAGGCGCTCGGGCTCACACCGGCCGAGTGCGCGGTGTTCGAGGACGCGCTGGCGGGGGTCGCCGCCGGGCGCGCGGGCGGCTTCGCCCTCGTGGTCGGCGTGGACCGCGGGGATCAGGCGCAGGCCCTGCGCGACAACGGCGCCGACATCGTGGTGTCGGATCTCTCCGAACTGCTGGACGAGAAATGA
- a CDS encoding glycoside hydrolase family 65 protein: protein MIKHPAFIVEPWSVRECHLHTDVLAQTESVFALSNGHIGLRGNLDEGEPFGLPGTYLNSFYELRPLPYAEAGYGYPESGQTVVNVTNGKLIRLLVDDEPFDVRYGTLHSHERVLDMRAGTLIRKACWSSPTGARVRVTSTRLVSFTHRAVAAIRYEVEPVDQPLNVVVQSELVANETVPPPTADPRAAAALEAPLVLEENVAARNNVCVMVHSTRASRLRVAAGMRHEIEGPDGTRVECDGGGNVSRVTIATRLAPGERLRLDKFFAYGWSAKRSRPAMHDQVVAALAAARLTGWDGLCAEQRAFLDDFWAGADVEVEGDAEVQQAVRFGLFHLLQAGARLERRPIAGKGLTGSGYDGHAFWDTESFVLPVMTYTYPRAAADALMWRESILPLAQARAEQLGLRGAAFPWRTINGEECSGYWPAGTAAFHVNADIAAAVTRYVDATEDTGFERDVGLPLLVATARLWCALGHHDADGRYRIDGVTGPDEYSAVADNNVFTNLMAQRNLRAAAETAVRHLDRAELLGVTLEEAAMWRDCAAAIFLPYDERLGVHEQSEGFTGHAVWDFANTTPEQYPLLLHFPYFDLYRKQVVKQADLVLAMHLCGEAFTPEQKARNFAYYEALTVRDSSLSACTQAVLAAEVGQLDLAYAYLGEAALMDLRDLEHNTRDGVHMASLAGAWIALVNGFGGMRAHDGRLCFAPRLPQGITRLTFRVRYRGRLARVDVAPDGTTYRLLHGSPLTVSHHGEELTIGAQPQARRNAPPPFPDLPVRQPPGREPTPRRPGDLSRGLVVPAEQPAEEV, encoded by the coding sequence ATGATCAAGCATCCCGCCTTCATCGTCGAGCCGTGGTCGGTGCGCGAGTGCCACCTGCACACCGACGTGCTCGCCCAGACCGAGTCGGTGTTCGCGCTGTCCAACGGGCACATCGGGTTGCGCGGCAACCTCGACGAGGGCGAGCCTTTCGGCCTGCCGGGCACCTACCTCAACTCCTTCTACGAGCTGCGCCCGCTGCCGTACGCCGAGGCGGGCTACGGCTACCCCGAGTCCGGGCAGACGGTCGTCAACGTCACCAACGGCAAGCTGATCCGGCTGCTCGTGGACGACGAGCCGTTCGACGTCCGCTATGGCACGCTGCACTCACACGAGCGGGTCCTCGACATGCGGGCGGGCACGCTCATCCGGAAGGCCTGCTGGAGCTCGCCGACCGGGGCGCGGGTGCGCGTCACCTCGACCCGGCTCGTGTCGTTCACCCACCGGGCGGTGGCCGCGATCCGCTACGAGGTGGAGCCGGTGGACCAGCCGCTCAACGTGGTCGTCCAGTCGGAGCTGGTGGCCAACGAGACCGTGCCGCCGCCGACCGCCGATCCCCGCGCCGCCGCCGCGCTGGAGGCGCCGCTGGTGCTGGAGGAGAACGTCGCCGCGCGCAACAACGTGTGCGTCATGGTCCACTCCACCAGGGCCAGCCGGCTGCGGGTCGCGGCGGGGATGCGGCACGAGATCGAGGGCCCGGACGGCACCCGGGTCGAGTGCGACGGCGGCGGCAACGTCAGCCGGGTCACGATCGCCACCCGGCTCGCGCCGGGCGAACGGCTGCGGCTCGACAAGTTCTTCGCCTACGGCTGGTCGGCCAAGCGGTCCAGGCCCGCGATGCACGACCAGGTCGTGGCGGCGCTGGCCGCCGCCAGGCTCACCGGATGGGACGGCCTGTGCGCCGAGCAGCGCGCCTTCCTCGACGACTTCTGGGCGGGCGCGGACGTCGAGGTCGAGGGCGACGCCGAGGTGCAGCAGGCCGTACGCTTCGGGCTGTTCCACCTGCTCCAGGCGGGCGCGCGGCTGGAGCGGCGGCCCATCGCGGGCAAGGGGCTGACCGGCTCGGGGTACGACGGTCACGCGTTCTGGGACACCGAGAGCTTCGTGCTTCCGGTGATGACCTACACCTATCCCCGGGCCGCCGCCGACGCCCTCATGTGGCGGGAGTCGATCCTCCCGCTCGCCCAGGCCCGCGCCGAGCAGCTCGGACTGCGCGGCGCCGCCTTCCCCTGGCGGACGATCAACGGCGAGGAGTGCTCCGGCTACTGGCCCGCCGGCACGGCGGCCTTCCACGTCAACGCCGACATCGCCGCCGCGGTCACGCGGTATGTCGACGCGACCGAGGACACCGGATTCGAGCGGGACGTCGGCCTGCCGCTGCTCGTCGCGACCGCCCGGCTGTGGTGCGCGCTCGGCCACCACGACGCCGACGGCCGCTACCGCATCGACGGCGTGACCGGCCCGGACGAGTACAGCGCCGTCGCCGACAACAACGTCTTCACCAACCTCATGGCCCAGCGCAACCTGCGGGCCGCCGCCGAGACGGCCGTACGCCATCTCGACCGGGCCGAGCTGCTCGGGGTCACGCTGGAGGAGGCGGCGATGTGGCGCGACTGCGCCGCCGCCATCTTCCTGCCATACGACGAGCGGCTGGGGGTGCACGAGCAGAGCGAGGGGTTCACCGGGCACGCGGTGTGGGACTTCGCGAACACCACGCCCGAGCAGTATCCGCTGCTGCTCCACTTCCCCTACTTCGACCTCTATCGCAAGCAGGTCGTCAAGCAGGCCGATCTCGTGCTGGCCATGCACCTGTGCGGCGAGGCGTTCACGCCCGAGCAGAAGGCGCGCAACTTCGCCTACTACGAGGCGCTGACCGTGCGCGACTCCTCGCTGTCGGCCTGCACCCAGGCCGTGCTCGCCGCCGAGGTGGGGCAGCTCGACCTCGCGTACGCCTACCTGGGCGAGGCCGCGCTGATGGACCTGCGCGACCTGGAGCACAACACCCGCGACGGCGTCCACATGGCCTCGCTCGCCGGGGCGTGGATCGCGCTGGTGAACGGGTTCGGCGGCATGCGGGCGCACGACGGCCGGCTCTGCTTCGCGCCCCGCCTGCCGCAGGGCATCACCCGGCTCACCTTCCGCGTCCGTTACCGGGGCCGCCTGGCGCGGGTCGACGTCGCCCCGGACGGCACGACGTACCGGCTCCTGCACGGCTCGCCGCTCACGGTGTCGCACCACGGCGAGGAGCTCACGATCGGCGCGCAGCCGCAGGCCCGGCGCAACGCGCCGCCGCCCTTCCCGGACCTGCCGGTCAGGCAGCCGCCGGGCCGCGAGCCGACACCCCGGCGGCCCGGGGACCTGTCCCGCGGTCTCGTCGTCCCGGCCGAGCAGCCGGCCGAGGAGGTCTGA
- a CDS encoding SDR family oxidoreductase, with translation MSAAEGSELRFDGRVAIVTGAGHGLGRSHALLLGSRGAKVVVNDLGGALDGTGASSGPAAEVAELIVKNGGEAVASTDNVATPEGAEAIVRTALDAFGRVDILVNNAGILRDRSFGKMTVEEFDAVIAVHVRGSFLVSRAAFPHMKEQAYGRIVNTSSPAGLFGNFGQANYSTAKMGLVGLTKTLGIEGARANIRANAIAPVAWTRMTETLLPAEFESKFTPERVSPLVAYLAHESCATTGEVFSVGAGRIARVFVAEGPGWRTDDLTVEAIRDNWEAVMAEQPYLPTKLGEQAGASLQAML, from the coding sequence ATGTCGGCTGCTGAGGGGTCCGAGCTGAGGTTCGACGGAAGGGTCGCGATCGTCACCGGGGCCGGGCACGGGCTCGGCAGGTCGCATGCGCTGCTGCTCGGCAGCCGCGGGGCGAAGGTCGTCGTCAACGACCTCGGTGGCGCACTCGACGGCACCGGCGCGTCCTCGGGACCCGCGGCGGAGGTAGCCGAACTCATCGTGAAGAACGGCGGGGAGGCGGTGGCCAGCACCGACAACGTCGCCACTCCGGAGGGCGCGGAGGCGATCGTGCGGACGGCGCTCGACGCGTTCGGCCGCGTCGACATCCTCGTCAACAACGCCGGCATCCTGCGCGACCGGTCGTTCGGGAAGATGACGGTCGAGGAGTTCGACGCCGTGATCGCCGTGCACGTGCGCGGCTCGTTCCTGGTCAGCCGCGCGGCGTTCCCGCACATGAAGGAGCAGGCGTACGGACGGATCGTGAACACCTCCTCGCCCGCCGGGCTGTTCGGCAACTTCGGCCAGGCCAACTATTCGACGGCCAAGATGGGCCTGGTGGGCCTCACGAAGACCCTCGGCATCGAGGGTGCGCGGGCGAACATCAGGGCCAACGCGATCGCCCCCGTCGCGTGGACGCGGATGACCGAGACGCTGCTGCCCGCGGAGTTCGAGAGCAAGTTCACCCCCGAGCGGGTCAGCCCGCTCGTGGCCTACCTGGCCCACGAGAGCTGCGCGACCACCGGCGAGGTGTTCTCGGTCGGCGCCGGGCGGATCGCCCGGGTGTTCGTGGCGGAGGGGCCGGGCTGGCGGACCGACGACCTCACCGTCGAGGCGATCCGCGACAACTGGGAGGCCGTCATGGCCGAGCAGCCCTATCTTCCGACGAAGCTGGGCGAGCAGGCCGGCGCCTCCCTGCAGGCCATGCTCTGA
- a CDS encoding MarR family winged helix-turn-helix transcriptional regulator — protein MTTRRRQTTLRRLHGAIIDLIVLMNLPSRDDELLAEAGVSLDRALFPLLVGIERFGPIGVVELAERAGRDYTTISRQVAKLASLGLVERRPSPADARVKEAIITAEGRRVTDALDAARQRLAGPVLAQWSDRDLMELERLMRRYVDDMSAAKAIKGD, from the coding sequence TTGACCACACGGCGACGCCAGACCACGTTGCGCCGTCTCCACGGGGCCATCATCGATCTGATCGTGCTGATGAACCTGCCCAGCCGCGATGACGAGCTGCTGGCCGAAGCCGGCGTCTCCCTCGACCGCGCGCTGTTCCCGCTCCTCGTGGGCATCGAGCGATTCGGGCCGATCGGCGTGGTCGAGCTGGCCGAGCGCGCCGGACGCGACTACACCACGATCAGCCGCCAGGTCGCGAAACTCGCCTCTCTCGGGCTGGTAGAACGACGCCCCAGCCCCGCCGACGCGCGGGTGAAGGAGGCCATCATCACCGCCGAGGGCCGCCGCGTCACCGACGCTCTCGACGCCGCCCGCCAGCGCCTGGCCGGTCCCGTTCTCGCGCAGTGGAGCGACCGGGACCTCATGGAGCTCGAACGCCTCATGCGCCGCTACGTCGACGACATGTCCGCCGCGAAGGCCATAAAGGGCGACTGA
- a CDS encoding DUF222 domain-containing protein produces the protein MAQELALTPLPDDVDVCLAEAEELLFARDRITSALADRVGRVHRAGQAKQHGHASTRCWLRTSGGMTVGGAGRLLTLGAELPRLPKVREKFAAGELAAGVVEAICAAVAGLSDEQAGLAEPILVDLARKAGAAEVAKAGRHLRAVLDPDGEERDERADYGRRFLRVRTSKGGGVEGEFYLPREAGARLMALLQAYAKLRAQGDDRPLTVRQADALIALLEQKIAAELLVVVSAESLPTDPDNTDPTDPTDPTDPTDPTDPTDPTDDNPYPADPATQDPAAPATEDTDPATQDPADPATDDPADHVEDARDAEGFEEGREHTGDFAPGESDDLDAAEAEAGAGAGSNADADGAADACTESAADTVAPAPVEAADNASDAMSGPGHPSGADGPDGFDTPEADVTSDYTPDATGSSEAPSEAVATGDCDSDAESADDPTGAEGAASGVMGDPGAAGGTDHPAADGTGDRAPGEAGADAGAESAENTAAPAPAKAASTGSPSDGAAADACDIAEADASGVGMAETDLAAASATATDPASASARGSRDAAPGHSDEESCGCGVGGRGTGERRPGECELRSTARTACAEGDHTMNADSAEDDDTANTSSAESDETAPAKGDGSDRGAARSGATHARRGTPAWPAHGGGHWHTAPSNTAPSNTAPSGATASDAPPSQAAPSQAAPSEATRPDPPPEDVSARHTHAGPRPAGDCRHGHSMCRCDGEARCCCATGATGTSGTPGAGRGTPGTAQAASQSASPGAAPGASPGAAPGASAGTMPGAFLGASLGASAGTLPGASLGSALGASASTLLGASLGGALGMAPGTAPGLLLATGQVLPLSSVHRLARTSTLVRIVMNADGQVLDMGRKVRLATPAQRRAIYARYDTCWIDGCPLPATMCQIDHADNWSTGGLTDLKLLGPACQFHNRDRYQHPDRYTRRNVGEDRWAFTYHRLGRTRRLHE, from the coding sequence GTGGCCCAAGAGCTGGCGCTGACCCCGCTTCCCGATGACGTGGATGTGTGCCTGGCCGAGGCGGAGGAGTTGCTGTTCGCCCGGGATCGGATCACCAGCGCCCTGGCCGACCGGGTGGGGCGGGTCCACCGAGCAGGTCAGGCCAAGCAGCATGGGCATGCCTCCACCCGCTGCTGGCTACGCACCAGTGGGGGGATGACGGTGGGCGGTGCGGGCCGCCTGCTCACGTTGGGGGCGGAACTGCCGCGCCTCCCTAAGGTGCGGGAGAAGTTCGCTGCGGGTGAGCTGGCGGCGGGGGTGGTGGAGGCCATCTGCGCCGCTGTCGCCGGACTATCGGACGAGCAGGCCGGCCTGGCCGAGCCGATCCTGGTGGACCTGGCCCGCAAAGCGGGGGCGGCGGAGGTCGCCAAAGCTGGCCGCCACCTGCGGGCGGTGCTGGACCCCGATGGGGAAGAGCGGGATGAGCGGGCCGATTACGGGAGGCGGTTCCTGCGGGTCCGCACCAGTAAGGGCGGCGGCGTGGAAGGAGAGTTCTACCTGCCGCGTGAGGCCGGCGCCCGGTTGATGGCCTTGTTGCAGGCGTACGCCAAGCTGAGGGCACAGGGGGATGACCGCCCGCTGACGGTACGTCAGGCGGACGCGCTGATCGCGCTGCTGGAGCAGAAGATCGCCGCCGAGCTCCTCGTCGTGGTCAGCGCCGAATCCCTCCCCACCGACCCCGACAACACCGACCCCACCGACCCCACCGACCCCACCGACCCCACCGACCCCACCGACCCCACCGACCCCACCGACGACAACCCATACCCCGCCGACCCGGCCACCCAAGACCCCGCTGCCCCGGCCACCGAAGACACCGACCCAGCCACCCAAGACCCCGCCGACCCGGCCACCGACGACCCCGCCGACCATGTCGAGGACGCGCGGGACGCCGAGGGCTTCGAGGAAGGCCGGGAGCACACAGGCGACTTTGCTCCCGGCGAGTCCGACGACCTCGACGCGGCCGAGGCCGAGGCAGGTGCCGGTGCGGGGAGCAATGCCGATGCCGACGGAGCCGCTGACGCCTGCACCGAGAGCGCCGCCGACACCGTAGCCCCTGCGCCTGTCGAGGCCGCCGACAACGCCTCCGACGCGATGAGCGGCCCCGGTCACCCGAGCGGCGCGGACGGCCCCGACGGCTTCGACACTCCCGAGGCCGACGTCACCAGCGACTACACCCCCGACGCCACGGGAAGCTCCGAGGCCCCGAGCGAGGCCGTTGCCACCGGCGACTGCGACAGCGACGCCGAAAGCGCCGACGACCCCACCGGGGCCGAGGGCGCCGCCTCCGGCGTGATGGGCGACCCGGGTGCTGCGGGCGGCACCGACCACCCCGCTGCCGACGGCACCGGCGACCGTGCTCCTGGCGAGGCCGGGGCAGATGCCGGTGCGGAGAGCGCCGAAAACACCGCCGCCCCTGCGCCCGCCAAGGCCGCGAGCACCGGCAGCCCAAGCGATGGAGCCGCCGCCGACGCCTGCGATATCGCGGAGGCCGACGCCAGTGGTGTGGGCATGGCCGAGACCGACCTCGCCGCCGCCTCCGCCACCGCCACCGATCCCGCCTCTGCCTCTGCCCGTGGCTCCCGCGATGCCGCGCCCGGACATAGCGATGAGGAGTCTTGCGGCTGTGGAGTCGGCGGGCGCGGGACCGGTGAGCGGCGGCCCGGCGAGTGTGAGCTGCGCAGCACCGCACGCACCGCTTGCGCCGAGGGCGACCACACCATGAACGCCGACTCCGCCGAGGACGACGACACCGCGAACACCAGCTCTGCCGAGAGCGACGAGACCGCGCCCGCCAAGGGCGATGGCAGCGATCGCGGCGCGGCCCGGTCCGGAGCAACCCACGCCCGGCGGGGCACGCCAGCATGGCCTGCCCACGGCGGCGGGCATTGGCACACAGCGCCTTCGAACACAGCACCTTCGAACACAGCGCCTTCGGGCGCGACGGCTTCGGACGCGCCGCCATCGCAGGCAGCGCCCTCGCAGGCAGCGCCCTCGGAGGCGACGCGGCCGGATCCTCCTCCCGAGGATGTCTCCGCACGTCACACCCACGCCGGGCCTCGGCCTGCGGGGGACTGCCGGCATGGCCACAGCATGTGCCGGTGCGACGGCGAGGCGCGCTGCTGCTGCGCGACCGGGGCAACGGGAACGTCGGGGACACCGGGAGCCGGGCGTGGGACGCCGGGGACGGCGCAAGCAGCGTCGCAGAGTGCGTCACCGGGAGCAGCTCCCGGGGCGTCACCCGGAGCAGCGCCAGGTGCGTCGGCAGGCACGATGCCCGGGGCATTCTTGGGTGCGTCGCTGGGAGCGTCGGCGGGCACGCTGCCCGGGGCGTCGCTGGGGTCGGCGCTGGGAGCGTCGGCAAGCACGCTGCTGGGGGCGTCTCTGGGAGGGGCGTTGGGGATGGCACCGGGGACCGCGCCGGGGTTGTTGCTCGCGACCGGGCAGGTGCTGCCCCTCTCCAGCGTGCACCGCCTCGCCCGCACCTCAACCCTGGTCCGGATCGTCATGAACGCCGACGGGCAAGTCCTCGACATGGGCCGCAAAGTCCGTCTGGCCACCCCCGCCCAACGCCGGGCCATCTACGCCCGCTATGACACCTGCTGGATCGACGGCTGCCCGCTCCCGGCGACCATGTGCCAGATCGACCACGCCGACAACTGGAGCACCGGCGGCCTCACGGACCTGAAGCTGCTGGGACCGGCCTGCCAGTTCCACAACCGCGACCGCTACCAGCACCCCGACCGCTACACCCGCCGCAACGTAGGCGAAGACCGCTGGGCCTTCACCTACCACCGCCTCGGAAGAACCCGACGACTACACGAGTAA
- a CDS encoding FAD-dependent oxidoreductase, with protein sequence MTDTDVEVIISGAGAAGETLAIDLARRGVSFLLIDKAARPFAGSRGKGIQPRTQEVFEDLGVIDKIVASGGEYPPQRLYTADGPIDRAMTDMTGPTPYEPYRMALLVPQFLTERRLRERLAELGHAPHYDHELVGFDQDDDGVNARILTPAGTRTVRARYLVGADGGSSFVRKALGVAFDGATLGVRALVADVVVEGLSFDAWHRWGRGADDQLMLCPLYGTEMFQLQAPIPFDVDVDLSAHGLTELVRERTGRDDVVIRSVPWASAYEMNARLAGTYQAGRVFLTGDAAHVHPPTGGQGLNTSVQDAYNLGWKLAAVLDGAPERLLASYEKERRPVAEAVLGLSTRLLDAAKQGDINRKRDVSQLDLGYPGSPLTLTDPLRSAGVLAGHRAPDAPVTGAGGLPTRLFSLFRGTHWTLIGYDVPAGDAPAARRGVHVHTIGERGDIADTGHHVRDGYGLVSGEWVLVRPDGYVAAVTADLDVVDAYLETHLNVTAAALPRQDAVSAGNDVVSAGNTAS encoded by the coding sequence ATGACCGACACCGACGTCGAGGTGATCATCAGCGGAGCCGGGGCGGCCGGGGAGACCCTCGCGATCGACCTGGCCCGCCGGGGCGTGAGCTTCCTGCTGATCGACAAGGCCGCCCGCCCGTTCGCGGGGTCACGTGGCAAGGGCATCCAGCCGCGTACCCAGGAGGTGTTCGAGGACCTCGGTGTGATCGACAAGATCGTCGCCTCCGGCGGCGAATATCCGCCCCAGCGCCTCTACACCGCCGACGGCCCGATCGACAGGGCGATGACCGACATGACCGGCCCGACTCCGTACGAGCCCTATCGGATGGCGCTGCTGGTCCCGCAGTTCCTCACCGAGCGCAGGCTGCGCGAGCGGCTGGCCGAGCTCGGCCACGCCCCGCACTACGACCACGAGCTGGTCGGCTTCGACCAGGACGACGACGGCGTGAACGCCCGCATCCTCACTCCGGCCGGTACGCGCACCGTGCGCGCCCGCTATCTGGTGGGCGCCGACGGTGGGTCGAGCTTCGTACGCAAGGCCCTGGGAGTGGCCTTCGACGGCGCCACTCTCGGGGTGCGCGCCCTGGTGGCCGATGTGGTCGTCGAAGGGCTCTCGTTCGACGCGTGGCACCGCTGGGGGCGGGGAGCAGACGACCAGCTCATGCTGTGCCCGCTCTACGGCACCGAGATGTTCCAGCTCCAGGCGCCGATCCCCTTCGACGTGGACGTCGACCTGTCCGCGCACGGCCTGACCGAGCTGGTGCGCGAGCGCACCGGCCGCGACGACGTGGTGATCCGCTCGGTCCCGTGGGCCTCGGCGTACGAGATGAACGCCCGCCTGGCGGGGACCTACCAGGCCGGACGGGTGTTCCTGACCGGAGACGCGGCGCACGTCCACCCGCCGACCGGCGGGCAGGGGCTCAACACCAGCGTGCAGGACGCCTACAACCTGGGCTGGAAGCTCGCCGCCGTACTCGACGGCGCCCCGGAGCGGCTGCTGGCGTCGTACGAGAAGGAGCGCCGCCCGGTCGCGGAGGCGGTGCTCGGCCTGTCGACACGGCTGCTCGACGCGGCCAAGCAGGGCGACATCAACCGCAAGCGGGACGTCTCCCAGCTCGACCTCGGCTACCCCGGCTCGCCGCTCACTCTCACCGACCCCCTGCGAAGCGCGGGCGTGCTCGCCGGCCACCGCGCCCCCGACGCGCCCGTCACCGGTGCCGGAGGCCTGCCCACACGCCTGTTCTCGCTCTTCCGGGGCACCCACTGGACACTGATCGGCTACGACGTGCCCGCGGGCGACGCCCCCGCCGCCCGGCGCGGCGTGCACGTGCACACCATCGGCGAACGCGGCGACATCGCGGACACCGGCCACCACGTGCGCGACGGTTACGGACTCGTCTCCGGGGAGTGGGTCCTGGTGCGCCCCGACGGCTACGTCGCCGCCGTGACCGCCGATCTGGACGTCGTCGACGCCTACCTCGAAACCCACCTGAACGTCACCGCGGCCGCACTCCCCCGGCAGGACGCGGTCTCCGCCGGAAACGACGTGGTCTCCGCCGGAAACACGGCATCGTGA
- a CDS encoding MBL fold metallo-hydrolase, with product MSKVIVTAANEAQRAAWLGGSLPEVERVRPGLWSIPVPIPINPLRYVLVYALEVPDGVVIIDAGWNTEEAYGALVAGLATAGYEITDVKAVLVTHIHPDHYGLAGRIREASGAWIGLHPADARIVHDRYDESAIDSLVQRERSLLVRCGVPDMTAQELAGASVMLRQFVTMATPDRLIEDGDRLDLPGWDLRAMWTPGHSPGHLCFVEPERRLLFSGDHVLARITSMVAVHPQSAANPLADYLDALRAVGKLDVEEVLPAHEYRFLELAKRVDYVIGHHEERLAEVQRVVADCDGSTCWDIATRLTWSRGWEEIPAHMRRAANNETLAHLVWLEQRDMVTRVPGEPDLWYAPSA from the coding sequence ATGAGCAAGGTGATCGTGACCGCGGCGAACGAGGCGCAGCGCGCGGCGTGGCTGGGCGGGAGCCTGCCCGAGGTCGAGCGGGTGCGGCCGGGGCTGTGGTCGATTCCCGTCCCGATCCCCATCAACCCGCTGCGCTACGTCCTCGTCTACGCCCTGGAGGTCCCGGACGGGGTCGTGATCATCGACGCCGGATGGAACACCGAGGAGGCGTACGGCGCGCTCGTCGCGGGGCTCGCCACGGCCGGATATGAGATCACGGACGTGAAGGCCGTGCTGGTCACCCACATCCATCCGGACCACTACGGCCTGGCCGGGCGGATCCGGGAGGCGTCCGGCGCCTGGATCGGGCTCCACCCGGCCGACGCCCGCATCGTGCACGACCGCTATGACGAATCGGCGATCGACTCGCTCGTGCAGCGGGAGCGGTCCCTGCTGGTCAGGTGCGGAGTTCCGGACATGACGGCGCAGGAGCTCGCCGGGGCGTCGGTCATGCTGCGGCAGTTCGTCACGATGGCGACGCCCGACCGGCTCATCGAGGACGGCGACCGGCTCGACCTGCCGGGCTGGGACCTGCGGGCGATGTGGACCCCCGGCCACTCGCCCGGTCACCTGTGCTTCGTGGAGCCGGAGCGCAGGCTGCTGTTCTCCGGCGACCACGTGCTCGCCCGGATCACGTCGATGGTCGCCGTGCATCCCCAGTCGGCGGCCAACCCGCTCGCCGACTATCTCGACGCGCTGCGGGCGGTGGGCAAGCTCGATGTCGAGGAGGTGCTGCCCGCCCACGAATACCGCTTCCTTGAGCTGGCCAAGCGGGTGGACTACGTGATCGGGCACCACGAGGAGCGGCTGGCGGAGGTGCAGCGCGTCGTGGCCGACTGCGACGGCTCCACCTGCTGGGACATCGCCACCCGGCTCACCTGGTCGCGCGGCTGGGAGGAGATCCCCGCGCACATGCGGCGGGCGGCCAACAACGAGACGCTCGCCCACCTGGTGTGGCTGGAGCAGCGGGACATGGTCACCCGAGTGCCGGGCGAGCCCGACCTCTGGTACGCGCCGTCCGCCTGA
- a CDS encoding ArsR/SmtB family transcription factor, which yields MDHEVFHVDDPRALKAVAHPLRVRLLGELRTNGPATATELAGRLGESSGATSYHLRQLARYGFVEADPDRRDRRERRWRAIHRFTSWSDVETAATAATPATPATASPAEGREAAAVLRWRQLEKLTADVESFERERDLWSEAWVEAAGMSDLVVRLSPATVASLYERVSAMLLEAAERDRDDPDARPVAVLLAAHPRRDPAA from the coding sequence ATGGACCACGAGGTCTTCCATGTCGACGATCCCCGTGCGCTGAAGGCCGTCGCCCACCCGTTGCGGGTGCGGCTGCTGGGGGAACTGCGTACGAACGGCCCGGCGACCGCGACCGAGCTGGCCGGGCGCCTCGGCGAGAGCTCCGGCGCGACCAGCTATCACCTGCGCCAGCTCGCCAGGTATGGCTTCGTGGAGGCCGATCCCGACCGGCGCGACCGGCGTGAGCGCCGATGGCGGGCGATCCACCGCTTCACCTCATGGAGCGACGTGGAGACGGCCGCGACGGCTGCGACGCCCGCGACGCCTGCGACGGCTTCGCCGGCCGAGGGCAGGGAGGCCGCGGCGGTCCTGCGGTGGCGTCAGCTCGAAAAGCTCACTGCCGACGTCGAGAGCTTCGAGCGCGAGCGCGACCTGTGGAGCGAGGCGTGGGTCGAGGCCGCCGGGATGTCCGACCTGGTCGTACGGCTGTCGCCGGCGACGGTGGCGTCCCTCTACGAACGGGTGTCGGCCATGCTCCTCGAGGCCGCCGAGCGGGATCGGGACGACCCGGACGCGCGTCCGGTCGCGGTGTTGCTGGCGGCCCATCCGCGCCGGGACCCGGCGGCCTGA